The following DNA comes from Lepeophtheirus salmonis chromosome 11, UVic_Lsal_1.4, whole genome shotgun sequence.
TCGTGAATGGATGCCAGTGAGGTGGCTTTTAGGTCTGGAAAAACAGAATAACAGAATGTGTAATTAATTAGTcggaaacagaaaaaaaaaattatttatatattcttcttaCCTTCCTGAGATACCATTGCAATCACTTTGAGACAGACATACTCTTCCATAGTAAGTCGGAATTGTCGAAATATGGCAATGACCTTTGTGATTTTTTCCACCATGTTTCCCACATCCTGCCACAGTTGATCCATGGAAATGGGTTTGCCCATCATGGAAGTGAGACATGTTTGGAGGGTCACAAGGTTCGTTGCAACCTAATCaatagaacacaaaaaaaagtatctatatgagttgcattattaatataattgaataaaattttaattaatatgctTGACAAGGGGATGGGTACATGTGTTAGGGACTACGtatgaaaatcctagaccggtctgacacccttattatttttgatggacCGAACTCATTCCGTTCATAGAAAAATACGGACTAGTTTCGTGCTTAAAAAAtcggtcttatttaaaattcggtcgAGACccattttacatataaatggcttatgacgtcagttgtgttttcaaattatgaacacGACataatgacgttatacgaaggtTAAATAGAAATAACTATGATGAATTTTCCCATTGCCAgaatgaaatacatataaattgatgGATTAAATTTGAAAGACCGACGTATCTCCTAGAATACAGAACTCCGAATTTCTAGCATATCTTCGAGATGGATTTCAAGTTAAAAGTTTGATTCTTTTTATCTTCCATTAGTTCTAAATCTCGGAGAACACAAAAGGGCACTTAATCCGATCCTaatgaattaagaattttcATAGGCCCTAGCAATTGTCAAACTAAAAGCATATCTAAATgtcaaatacttatatatttttgttgtatagtTATAATGTCATAATGCAATATATAGATTCTGAGTGTATATTCTGAATGGTATGTATGCAATGTTTGTTCTACaacatattttgtactttttagattttcaaggttatccatatatttataatctatgtaaGATCTTTCTTGAATATATACAATGAAAGTATCAATAACggaatttctagaaaaaaataaacaataattatatctcATAGTATGAGAAAGACAAAAACCGTTGCATCAAGTGAGCCCGAAAAATATCAGTCCGCGGTCTGAACCGAAAAATCGGTTGAGAaagaatcgaaaaaaaaaagaaaaaaaaattaagtgctGGACAGAGTATCAACACTATAGGATGTACTAAGTACGCACGTTTGGAGTGTGACCAGGCTTGTCAGAACCTAATCATTTAAACAATTATAGCAGGTCCGTACTTGAAATATGGACGCTTAGAATGATATGAATAAGAAAACGCATGCAAGGAATTGATTATTCCTTCCATTAACTGACAAGTTGTGTGTATTGACACCCCTCCCAACCCCTAAGAAAAACAAACTCCATCGAAAAAAGTGTTGGTACTGAGAGGGAGCCTGCACCCTGATGACAACCAAGGACCTAGCATGAGTGATGAGCTTGGGATTTGTTGCATCCAATTGACTGACAATGCCAGGCATATGTTACAAACAGGGTACAGGCTCATCGTTACTAACTACATCGCTTTCTGGATCCAAATGGGATGCTACATTGGCAAAACAAAGTAAAGGTTACACAGTACATTTTAGAGACCAAGATTCCGTTCTGGCTGGGACCAACTCGCTCGATTTTTCTTTCTGTCTACATGTTAGGGTCTGCTGGACAAGGGGACCGAATCTAAAAGCTCTCAAGATTTCTGTTGATGATCATTGGAACTCCATAAGACCCAATTGCATCATTACGACCTGCCATTATGAAAGGTAAATGATGTTACattgaagattagaaatggCTCAACTAGTCTTGTGTCATGATTCATTCTTTCGAGTCCAGGTAGTGTCGgatcttatttattcggtctagtccagtcttaggaacgGTCCTATGGGTCCTTAGTATTGTCAATCattgggaccggtccttggaatttttcataaaaatatcgatatgTACTAATATTATTGCACGTgcatatattggaaaaaaatataatttttttcattatcatacACCATTATTGTTACTTAgttctttaatttattctattatataacggaatagtTTGGAAAAAGGAAAACCACCTTCATGGTCGTCACAAGGGATAGATTGTACCTTCTTagaggaccgacaagtgggattGGACTCGAGcgcagtcctaaataaggaccgacacaacaccaGTTAGTACTAGATCcgattaaaagaagaataaatacaatttagcAACGTCATCGAGGAGGGAACTTGATAAGCTTTTGAGGGACTGGTATGCAGCAGCAGCACTGAACTGACGGACACAAAGCATTGTTCAACAGATGTGCCAATATCTGTTGAATACCGTTTCGTAAATGTAGCTCCcctaatttccaaaataaaactgaTTCCAGATTCAGAGTGCATATTTTATTAGAGTTGCATTATGAATGCAAGtaaatggatatttaataaCTATGTTTGGAGGAGATGGATTCATTCAGTATCTACATATGTAGGAGTATGGTTGAGGCAGTCATATTTTGGTCTCTCCTCTTTTTCCTTCGTgtcttatttttccaatttttcttcCCCTTCCTTGTTTTTCtctgtgtttatttttatttttaaaggtcaATGATCTACAATAAACccctttttatgtatgtatgctgTATTTTGCAGGAGGGGGAGGCATAAAAAGCCGGCAGAACGTGGAGTGAAGAGGAGAAACTTATTTGttatcgtttttttattattattattatttgactgtttttttctctctctctctctctctctttcttcaaACAAGTTCAATGACTACTACTACAGAATCGACTTattcactatatatatatatatataacttagtTACTCTCTTCTCTATGTAGTGTACTTTTATGTTGCGTTTTGTTCGTATGAACAACTACTCTCTTTCTCTCCTTCATTCTTAATATAGTCTTCCATCTAAACAACTGCAATCCTACTAACATAGCTCCTCTTCTACACTTTCTCGACCTAATTTTGCAACGAcaacaacacacacacacatcccTTGCTTTGCGGAATCAATTAACTCACCTCCTGATGTAATTCCACTTTTTCCCCGTCTGTTCTCGTTGTTCCCATGCGTTTGGAGCCATGAATGGCTTGGTACGCTGAGGTGGTGAGTACTAGGAGCTCATGCCATTTATGAGTAAGGAGTTTGGTATGAACGTCCACTGGGAGATCTCGATAAAAGGGTAGTCGACGCGTCCATTGCACTAATTTATACACAATAGAGTCTCCGATTTGGCAAAGCTTTTGTTGGAGATCCGCTGTGTTTTGGTTCAGGAGCTCACCAATAttctggaaaattaaataatgtatttaacaTATCATGAGAGAGAATAGATCCCCTTAATAACTTACTTTGAGTGTTGCAATGTCCTCAAAGTCATCACAAATAATAAGTTCGTTAATCAGTTTACTCGACTCGTCCGGGGGCGAGTAGGAGGGGTCATAGAGTCTTTTATCCAGAGGGCCCTTGGAGAGTCCCCTATACTGACGTGGTATATCTGGGGATCCTGTAAGAGCCGCTCGTAGTATGTTACGACCCAAATTGGTGCCCCCATCCGAGTCCCCTCCATTGGAAGAGGAGGATGAAGAGGAAGGGAGATCAGGAAGGACCTTGGAAGGAAGAGTAGCAGAGGAGACCACCATCTTCTCATAGTGAAGAGGAGCATTCCTACCATTGCCAGGAGGAAGGGCCGTCATGGGAGGCAAGAGGGCACGAGAGGAAGAAGTGTTGTTGATGCTGTTCTCGCTCTTGATAAGGAGATGCGGGTTCGATGATTTACATGGAGACCCGCCACCCCCGACtacacttttattattgttcataGTGGcggtgttattattattactgacTGAGGAGGAGTTGGTGCCTGGCCCGCAGGTGCTGGAAGGATTCATTACTCCAGTGCCCCCGCTGCTACTATTGGCCCGCTTATGTTTTTTGTACTTTACCTGAaagaaagtaattaattaaataaatacatatagatTACAACTAATGAGTGTTAGACATTAATAACTCAAGAGTGGTggtcaataattaatatatcccCCCATCAACTAAACAGTTCTCTCTTCCTCCTATCCTGATGTCAGAAATGTCAAAAGTTCATTGCCCTTCCTTCCTTACACTCAGTTACGTAGAGTTCAACAGCAGCAGCTCATCTCAtcatttctctctctctctctctctatttttAATCAGGAGCAAAAAGTTGAGGAGAgatcaaatatcaaaataaaatcatataagaaAACTACCGTTATTCCTCCACTGAACgacattttttatgattattaatttatttagtagtagacttctttttctttttttttttttttaatgcaatgcGCTCACTCCCAGAAAAAgatcatgatttttttactttacttttctttttttatatgtaacatAGCAGCCTGCTCTTACAGTATCTTTTTGTAACGGGACTTTTACGGGCGCTCCCACTCGAGAAACTCTTTTCTCTCTCTCCGCGCCCTCACAAATGTATTTGTCGATGTTGTTGCCTTAGAGCGGCTCTCAATGTCAATACTACAATAGTTGTACATACTTACTTGCTATTGAAAAAGaaggaagtaaaataataataataataaatagagatGAGCAAATTGAACTTGTACGTTCGTTTGTTCGTTCGTTCCTTCCTATGTACGTACATTGAAAggaaaggcaaaaaaaaagaaaagacaaaaaaagaaaaaaaagaagagaaaagagaaagaaagaaagaaagaaaaattcccagacaagaaatattgcaattattattccattccCTTTTACTCGCTCCTTCTCTTTCCCTTTTTCTCCCCTCACAACAGTTGCGAAAATGTCTGTCAAGAACTgcaatatttgtttgttaacaGACGAAGGACTTGCTATTTATTTGCTTATTTCATCAGAGAAGGAGAAGAATGTATTCATATTCGTATCCTTAATTTCTCTTTTAGTTAGATAAAAAACCATATTTCAAAATGGTCAAATCTATTGCGCAGGCGCAATTATATACCAAAAAGGAGGGAGAAAACgggaaggaaaataataataagttgttCGGAGGAGAgggtaaaaagaaaagaaaagaagaagaaaaccgTTGACCATTGCATAGCTAGAGCTAGGGGATTGACATTTGAGCACACATCATTATTGAAcattttcccaaaataaaaaaggacataaaaatataaaactacttATTcaaaggaggaggaggaggaggagtgaattcaacaaaaaagaaatttcccTACCTTATACATGTTGTAAACGGCTCCAGAGTTTCTTCCTCCAGGCATTCGATCTTCTCTAAcggctaatatatatttaataataatttatggatgAATTTAAGGAATACTAATGAATTACCAGCAAGGACCATGCCTTTTTGAAGACACTTTTGAAATCGACAATACTGGCATCTATTCCTTTGAGCTTTATTGATTTCACATTCCCCGTCGGCAACGCATGTGTAGATCCGCTTGTTTTGCACAGTGCGTTTGAAGAATCCTTTGcaactaattattataattgagatgaaataatgatgaaataaagaTGAATGACCCTTACCCTTCGCATGTAATGATTCCGTAGTGAAGCCCCGTGGCTCTATCCTCACAAATCATGCAAACAAGACTTTGCTGCGGTTGAGAAGAGGGATTATTGTTGTCTCCTGGACCTCCGGATTGGTGGATGGGAGGTggattattactattaatattggCAGTTGAAGTAGGAGTGGAAGAGTCAATATGGAGTCCTCCCTTGTTATCCATTTCTAGGAAAGAAGGCGTTGATGACGACGGAGGAGGCCCCATTTTGTCAAGGAGTTGAGATCGATCCCCAGCCCAGAGTTTCTCCATATTCATGGGAGATGAACGCCTGGAAGGGGGAGGTGGAGTTGGAGGCTCTCTCTTTAAATTGAGAGGCTCTCTTTTGATAGGAAGGCCTCCTCCCAGAGAGAGGAGTCCATCCACGGCAGTTTGATGATCACTATTGGCCCCGTCAGTCCAAAACATGGTTTTCACACCTCCCGTCTCCCCAAGAATCACTGTAGGTTTAGTGGAGGAGCCTGGGCATGAAATAGGCTGACCTCCATGATGGGAGACGGAAGAGGAGAGGTTATTTTGCTGCTGACCCTCAACGTTGTTCCCTATGCTGTAGCTACTATTGGTCGCAACAGCCTTGTGAACCACACTTTGATTCCTTTCCGAGAAGGATGCAGAAGAGGGTGAAGTAGTTGTAGAGGAGGAAGAAGTAAAAGGGAGGCGGACGGTCATGGGA
Coding sequences within:
- the LOC121126040 gene encoding hormone receptor 4, with the translated sequence MSLFHNLKLKRQKVEPRDLSDEDYALTTLAHTLIKKEPSEPPLSLRPPPLPPPRLPPPSSQGWNPPNSSSTTCMSSSVSPPNSFLLSTTTNPHLPSTILSAASATGHHHFRHPIDSHPHHHPISSSVCSSVLFSGPSPMTVRLPFTSSSSTTTSPSSASFSERNQSVVHKAVATNSSYSIGNNVEGQQQNNLSSSVSHHGGQPISCPGSSTKPTVILGETGGVKTMFWTDGANSDHQTAVDGLLSLGGGLPIKREPLNLKREPPTPPPPSRRSSPMNMEKLWAGDRSQLLDKMGPPPSSSTPSFLEMDNKGGLHIDSSTPTSTANINSNNPPPIHQSGGPGDNNNPSSQPQQSLVCMICEDRATGLHYGIITCEGCKGFFKRTVQNKRIYTCVADGECEINKAQRNRCQYCRFQKCLQKGMVLAAVREDRMPGGRNSGAVYNMYKVKYKKHKRANSSSGGTGVMNPSSTCGPGTNSSSVSNNNNTATMNNNKSVVGGGGSPCKSSNPHLLIKSENSINNTSSSRALLPPMTALPPGNGRNAPLHYEKMVVSSATLPSKVLPDLPSSSSSSSNGGDSDGGTNLGRNILRAALTGSPDIPRQYRGLSKGPLDKRLYDPSYSPPDESSKLINELIICDDFEDIATLKNIGELLNQNTADLQQKLCQIGDSIVYKLVQWTRRLPFYRDLPVDVHTKLLTHKWHELLVLTTSAYQAIHGSKRMGTTRTDGEKVELHQEVATNLVTLQTCLTSMMGKPISMDQLWQDVGNMVEKITKVIAIFRQFRLTMEEYVCLKVIAMVSQEDLKATSLASIHDRYLNCLKAFTRKNFPREPHRVHDLLVRLPEVQVAASLLLESKMFYVPFLLNSSISSEASEFSKNS